From Riemerella anatipestifer ATCC 11845 = DSM 15868, a single genomic window includes:
- the ligA gene encoding NAD-dependent DNA ligase LigA translates to MSLDDIKHKIEELREELHQHNYNYYVLDTPSISDYEFDMMLEELKELELAYPEFADNNSPTQRVGGNITKNFPTVEHRHRMYSLDNSYNFEDLSDWQNRLIKSLDTTDIEYVAELKYDGASISILYENGAFKQAITRGDGFQGDEITANVKTISDIPLKIKGEYPNTFYIRGEIYLTKKHFNLINKAREKEGLDLFMNPRNTASGSLKMQDSTEVRKRKLSAVLYQVVAEDTPVKTHWELLEQTKDWGFKTSQQAKLCKNLDEVKDFIDYWDKERQHLDFEIDGIVIKVNNLNQQQLLGYTAKSPRWAMAHKFKAEKVETQLESISYQVGRTGTITPVANLKPVLLAGTIVKRASLHNEDIIRKLNLHTQDFVYVEKGGEIIPKIVGVNKEKRLPNATLVAYISHCPECHMPLVRNEGEAAHFCPNETHCPPQVIGKMIHYVSRKALNIENLGSETIEQLFREGLISNIADFYTLTKEQLLPLDRMAEKSAQNILDGIEKSKQIPFEKVLFGLGIKHVGETVAKKLVKNFHTIDGLKKATLEELTEVEDVGIKIAESLVNYFQNEENIEILDRLKSYGIQLEQEENTSAKVSNALEGKTFLFTGKLSLFTREQAEEMVEKHGGKNISAVSKNLNYLVVGEKAGSKLKKAQTLSTVTILDEQEFLDLING, encoded by the coding sequence ATGTCCCTAGACGATATTAAGCATAAAATAGAGGAACTAAGAGAAGAGCTACATCAACACAATTATAACTATTATGTTTTAGATACTCCTAGTATTTCAGACTATGAATTTGATATGATGCTAGAAGAGTTGAAAGAACTAGAATTAGCCTACCCTGAATTTGCAGATAATAATTCTCCTACGCAAAGAGTAGGTGGTAACATTACCAAAAACTTTCCCACGGTGGAACACCGCCACAGAATGTATTCCCTAGATAATTCTTACAACTTTGAAGACCTCTCCGACTGGCAAAACCGATTGATTAAAAGTTTAGATACAACCGATATAGAATATGTAGCAGAACTAAAGTATGATGGAGCCTCCATTTCTATACTTTACGAAAACGGAGCTTTTAAACAAGCAATCACTAGAGGAGATGGTTTTCAAGGCGATGAAATTACAGCCAATGTAAAAACCATTTCGGATATTCCGCTAAAAATCAAAGGAGAATACCCTAACACCTTCTACATCAGAGGAGAAATATATCTCACAAAAAAACACTTCAATCTCATCAATAAAGCTAGAGAAAAAGAGGGTTTAGACCTTTTTATGAATCCTAGAAACACCGCTAGCGGAAGCCTTAAAATGCAGGACAGCACAGAGGTCAGAAAAAGAAAACTTTCGGCAGTACTCTACCAAGTAGTAGCAGAAGACACTCCTGTAAAAACACACTGGGAGCTACTAGAACAAACTAAAGACTGGGGATTTAAAACATCTCAACAAGCTAAACTCTGTAAAAATCTAGATGAAGTAAAAGATTTTATTGACTATTGGGACAAAGAAAGACAACATCTTGATTTTGAAATAGACGGGATTGTAATTAAAGTCAATAATCTTAATCAACAACAGCTACTAGGCTACACCGCCAAATCTCCAAGATGGGCAATGGCTCATAAATTTAAAGCAGAAAAAGTAGAAACACAATTAGAAAGCATTTCTTATCAGGTGGGACGTACTGGGACCATAACCCCTGTAGCTAATCTAAAACCCGTACTTCTGGCAGGGACAATCGTAAAACGAGCCTCTCTACACAATGAGGATATTATAAGAAAACTCAATCTACACACTCAAGACTTTGTTTATGTAGAAAAAGGTGGAGAAATTATTCCCAAAATAGTGGGCGTTAATAAAGAAAAAAGATTGCCAAATGCAACGTTGGTAGCCTACATCAGCCACTGTCCAGAGTGCCATATGCCACTAGTGAGAAACGAAGGAGAAGCCGCACATTTTTGTCCCAACGAAACCCATTGCCCTCCACAAGTAATAGGAAAAATGATACACTACGTTTCTAGAAAAGCTCTCAATATAGAAAATTTAGGCTCCGAAACTATAGAACAACTTTTCAGAGAGGGACTTATTTCCAACATTGCCGATTTTTATACTCTTACTAAAGAGCAGCTACTCCCCTTAGATAGAATGGCAGAAAAGTCTGCACAAAATATTTTGGACGGCATTGAAAAATCCAAACAAATTCCATTTGAAAAAGTGCTATTTGGTTTAGGCATTAAGCACGTAGGTGAAACTGTAGCCAAAAAATTGGTGAAAAACTTTCATACTATTGACGGACTAAAAAAAGCTACTTTAGAGGAACTCACAGAAGTAGAAGATGTAGGCATAAAGATAGCCGAAAGCCTCGTGAATTACTTTCAGAATGAAGAAAATATTGAAATCTTAGATAGGCTAAAATCTTATGGTATTCAACTAGAACAAGAAGAAAATACCAGCGCAAAAGTAAGTAATGCTTTAGAAGGCAAGACCTTTTTATTTACTGGTAAGCTATCTCTGTTCACTAGAGAGCAAGCCGAAGAAATGGTAGAGAAACACGGCGGCAAAAACATTTCTGCCGTATCCAAAAACCTCAACTATTTAGTGGTAGGTGAAAAAGCAGGAAGCAAACT
- a CDS encoding PLDc N-terminal domain-containing protein translates to MNILILTLVFALIIANFIWAVVNIGKNEPNRLLWHLFVCFFPVFGPLVFLAKSRK, encoded by the coding sequence ATGAACATTTTAATTTTAACATTAGTTTTTGCTTTAATTATAGCAAACTTTATTTGGGCAGTCGTAAATATTGGAAAAAACGAACCTAACAGACTATTATGGCATTTATTTGTATGTTTTTTTCCTGTATTTGGTCCACTTGTATTCTTAGCGAAGAGTAGAAAATAA
- a CDS encoding TonB-dependent receptor plug domain-containing protein → MKQSLRTKSYLITASALFFVGEGLYGQSRKDTVKTKQVEEVVLLGSRSGARSKTDSPVPVDVFDVQKMGVTLPQTNINQILNVVAPSFTSTVQTGADGTDHLDPAQLRGLGPDQVLVLVNGKRRHTSALINVNGTPGRGTVGTDLNAIPAFALSKIEVLRDGASAQYGSDAIAGVMNLNLKRNTGKLEGQLSFGANPSNASNNHTKGIDGETFQVDLNYGNKIGSKGGFYNLTWSSQFRNPTYRANEEEGKIFNAYNAIERRAAEGGVNLSSLFTNINTTPNQQQLVDYIHNYAQKVAYFAPDFQNKIQSANSISALQKILSEDVTNQELAYRGLNRKDFNMLVGQSKLSTHQFFANIEVPLNDEWKVYTFGGYGFRNGTSGGFYRRPNQSRTFTGFNLDGFLPNINTNIEDLSLAAGIKGNLGAWQVDLSNTFGQNSFDYNVRNSGNTSLRFNSPNEFNAGGLRFLQNTLNLDVYRNYDVWAGLNLAFGAEQRTENFKIREGEPASYLSYDVFGNPQTAQTPNSQKPTDFFGNTLPGGSQVFGGFRAENAGSNGRSSYAFYADVEANFTKRFLVAAATRFENYSDFGSTLNYKLASRIKATDNLNFRLAGSTGFRAPSVHQIYYNTTSTLFLNGQLQEVGTFNNHSRIANLLGIPKLKQETSQSVSAGFTYRIPIARLSITGDAYFTRINNRVVLTDTFKAGANTELQNLFAQANVNAAQFFANAIDTETKGLDVVISHDFKNNDFKLTNDFALNLSQTRRVGEIHSSPVLKAAGLDETYFSERSRIYVEEAIPRFKAGLSHTLSYKKLNVYLRNSYFGKVTGAGVVDANGDGITLPNEHQIMTDRVVTDLSIGYAFSPKITFTLGANNLFDVYPSRNLPASTSNGQFVYTRATSQFGLNGRYVFSRLSFNF, encoded by the coding sequence ATGAAACAGTCATTACGAACAAAATCTTACCTCATTACAGCCTCGGCGTTGTTTTTTGTGGGAGAAGGACTTTACGGACAAAGCAGAAAGGATACTGTAAAGACCAAACAAGTAGAAGAAGTAGTACTACTAGGGAGCCGTTCTGGAGCTCGTTCTAAAACGGATAGCCCCGTGCCAGTAGATGTGTTTGATGTTCAAAAAATGGGGGTTACATTGCCTCAAACCAATATCAACCAAATACTGAATGTGGTAGCCCCATCATTTACTTCCACCGTACAGACGGGAGCTGATGGTACAGACCACCTAGACCCTGCACAGCTTAGAGGCTTAGGTCCAGACCAGGTCTTGGTATTAGTTAATGGTAAAAGGAGGCATACCTCTGCCCTCATCAATGTTAATGGGACACCAGGGAGAGGTACCGTAGGTACCGACCTCAACGCCATACCAGCCTTTGCACTTAGCAAAATAGAAGTGCTTAGAGATGGTGCTTCGGCACAATATGGCTCTGATGCTATTGCAGGGGTAATGAACCTCAATCTTAAAAGAAATACAGGCAAACTAGAAGGGCAACTCTCCTTCGGAGCTAATCCGAGCAACGCCTCTAATAACCACACCAAAGGGATAGATGGGGAAACCTTTCAGGTAGATTTAAACTACGGTAATAAGATAGGTTCTAAAGGTGGTTTCTATAACCTTACTTGGTCATCTCAATTCAGAAATCCTACCTATCGTGCCAATGAGGAAGAAGGTAAAATCTTTAACGCCTATAATGCTATAGAACGAAGAGCGGCAGAGGGAGGCGTTAATCTATCCTCACTATTCACGAATATCAATACCACGCCCAACCAGCAGCAGTTGGTAGATTATATTCATAATTATGCCCAAAAGGTAGCCTACTTTGCACCAGATTTTCAGAACAAGATACAGTCTGCCAACAGCATTAGTGCTTTGCAGAAAATACTCTCGGAAGACGTTACCAACCAAGAATTAGCGTATCGAGGGCTTAACCGAAAAGATTTTAATATGCTCGTGGGGCAATCTAAACTAAGCACTCACCAGTTTTTTGCCAACATAGAAGTCCCATTGAATGACGAATGGAAGGTCTATACCTTTGGGGGATATGGCTTCAGAAACGGGACTTCAGGAGGCTTCTACCGAAGACCCAACCAATCCAGAACCTTTACAGGGTTTAATCTTGATGGCTTCTTACCTAATATCAATACCAATATAGAAGACCTCTCGCTAGCGGCAGGTATCAAAGGGAATTTAGGAGCGTGGCAAGTAGATTTGAGCAATACTTTTGGGCAGAACAGTTTTGATTATAATGTAAGAAACTCTGGCAATACCTCGTTGAGGTTCAACTCTCCAAATGAATTTAATGCTGGAGGATTGCGTTTCCTTCAAAACACGCTTAATTTAGATGTTTATAGGAATTATGATGTTTGGGCAGGGCTTAATCTGGCTTTTGGAGCAGAGCAGAGAACCGAAAACTTTAAAATTAGAGAAGGCGAGCCAGCTTCTTATCTTTCCTATGATGTGTTTGGTAACCCACAAACGGCACAAACGCCCAATAGCCAAAAACCAACGGATTTCTTTGGGAATACTCTACCTGGTGGCTCACAAGTATTTGGTGGCTTCCGTGCAGAGAATGCAGGTAGTAATGGTAGGAGCTCCTACGCATTCTATGCCGATGTAGAAGCTAACTTTACCAAAAGGTTTCTAGTTGCAGCAGCTACTCGCTTTGAAAATTATTCGGATTTTGGGTCTACACTAAACTACAAGTTAGCTTCCAGAATAAAAGCAACGGATAATCTTAATTTCCGTCTAGCAGGTTCTACTGGATTTAGAGCTCCATCTGTACACCAGATTTATTACAATACCACTTCTACACTTTTCCTTAATGGGCAACTGCAAGAGGTAGGGACTTTTAACAATCACTCTAGAATAGCCAATCTGTTAGGGATTCCTAAACTTAAGCAAGAGACTTCTCAATCTGTAAGTGCAGGATTTACTTATCGTATTCCTATTGCAAGATTAAGCATTACAGGAGATGCCTACTTTACGCGTATCAACAATAGAGTGGTGCTTACGGATACCTTCAAAGCAGGAGCCAATACAGAACTGCAAAATCTATTTGCACAAGCTAATGTAAATGCGGCACAGTTTTTTGCTAATGCCATAGACACAGAAACTAAAGGGCTAGATGTGGTGATAAGCCACGATTTTAAAAATAATGATTTTAAACTAACTAATGATTTTGCTCTTAACCTTAGCCAAACAAGAAGAGTAGGAGAGATACATTCTTCACCAGTGCTTAAAGCAGCAGGTTTAGACGAGACTTATTTCTCCGAGCGTTCTAGAATTTACGTAGAAGAAGCTATTCCTAGATTCAAGGCGGGGCTTTCTCATACCCTTAGTTACAAAAAACTGAATGTTTATTTAAGAAATAGCTATTTCGGAAAAGTAACAGGAGCTGGTGTTGTAGATGCAAATGGCGATGGTATTACGTTGCCTAACGAGCACCAAATAATGACGGATAGAGTAGTTACAGATTTATCTATTGGATATGCTTTTTCTCCTAAAATTACCTTTACACTAGGAGCCAACAACCTATTTGATGTTTATCCTAGCCGAAATCTTCCTGCTTCTACCAGTAATGGACAGTTTGTTTACACACGAGCGACCTCACAGTTTGGGCTCAACGGAAGATATGTGTTTTCTAGATTAAGCTTTAACTTTTAA
- a CDS encoding peptide MFS transporter: protein MDTTVSKKGHPAGLYLLFFTEMWERFSYYGTRAILIYYLTKTYLQGGLSIDPAQASLIYGYFTGFVYFTPLIGGWLADKFLGQRLSITIGGVLMMLGQFTLFAINTHFGLYIGLLLLIIGNGFFKPNISVLVGNLYEEGDERRDSAFSIFYMGINLGALIAPLVIGVLTDDIFAKKDAAGEIMSYGYKYGFLAAGLGMLLGQVLFNTLAQKYLGNIGKKPKKQIEVEKEVEVIKEEIENGDELKKVEKQRVSVIFILFLFAVFFWAGFEQAGSSIALYTDNYIDRNVNIPFIGNYTIPASWFQSVNPFFIVALAPLFAMFWSSKLGKKLSTPVKMGLGMVILGIGFWFMLGAVSERGGDIADPTIKASLWWLVMTYFVHTVGELCLSPVGLSVVTKLAPVRLASVLMAVWLLSSSVANFLGGYIAAYVEKMGAGQVFTYISGFVIACGLLLLLLSKPISKMMHGVK, encoded by the coding sequence ATGGATACAACAGTTAGTAAAAAAGGTCACCCAGCGGGGCTGTATCTTTTGTTCTTCACCGAGATGTGGGAACGCTTCAGCTATTATGGTACGAGAGCTATTCTCATTTACTATCTTACTAAAACTTATTTACAAGGAGGTTTGTCTATAGACCCTGCACAGGCGAGTTTAATTTATGGTTACTTTACAGGGTTTGTTTACTTTACACCGCTTATTGGTGGGTGGTTAGCGGATAAGTTTTTAGGGCAGCGCTTATCTATTACTATTGGCGGTGTGTTAATGATGTTGGGTCAGTTTACTTTATTTGCTATCAATACACATTTTGGACTTTATATTGGTCTGTTGTTACTAATTATAGGAAATGGATTCTTTAAGCCAAATATATCTGTACTCGTGGGTAATTTGTACGAAGAAGGAGATGAAAGGAGAGATTCTGCATTTTCTATCTTCTATATGGGGATTAACTTAGGGGCTCTTATTGCTCCCTTAGTTATTGGAGTTCTTACAGATGATATTTTTGCTAAGAAAGATGCTGCAGGAGAGATTATGTCTTATGGATATAAATATGGTTTCTTAGCAGCAGGTTTAGGTATGCTTTTGGGGCAAGTGTTATTTAATACTTTAGCTCAAAAGTACTTAGGTAATATAGGTAAGAAACCTAAAAAGCAGATAGAAGTAGAGAAAGAAGTGGAAGTAATCAAAGAAGAAATAGAAAATGGAGATGAACTTAAAAAAGTAGAAAAACAAAGGGTAAGTGTCATTTTCATTCTATTCTTATTTGCTGTATTCTTTTGGGCTGGGTTCGAACAAGCGGGTTCTTCTATTGCACTTTACACTGATAATTATATAGACAGAAATGTAAATATTCCTTTTATAGGAAACTATACAATACCAGCATCTTGGTTCCAGTCGGTTAACCCATTCTTTATTGTAGCTTTAGCTCCATTGTTTGCAATGTTTTGGAGTTCTAAATTGGGTAAAAAGTTAAGTACGCCTGTTAAAATGGGGTTGGGTATGGTGATTTTAGGTATTGGGTTTTGGTTTATGCTAGGAGCAGTGTCAGAAAGAGGTGGAGATATTGCAGACCCTACTATAAAAGCTAGTTTATGGTGGCTAGTAATGACTTATTTTGTTCATACTGTCGGAGAGCTATGTTTATCACCTGTGGGGTTATCGGTAGTAACCAAGTTAGCACCAGTAAGATTGGCTTCTGTTCTTATGGCGGTATGGCTTTTATCATCGTCTGTGGCTAACTTCTTAGGCGGTTATATTGCGGCTTATGTAGAAAAAATGGGTGCAGGACAAGTCTTTACTTATATATCGGGGTTTGTAATAGCATGTGGACTTCTTCTATTGCTACTTAGTAAACCTATTAGTAAAATGATGCACGGCGTTAAATAA
- a CDS encoding thioredoxin family protein has product MKKAIIVFGLFVFNLVLAQEVKWLTFDEALAAQKIKPKKILVDVYAPWCGPCKLMEKETYGHPEIARIINENYYAVKFNGEGDEVAHYQDRTFTNPNYRANISGRNAPHELARFLNVSAYPTTVFLDEIGKPITNLVGAFKPKELELYLSLFHKDEYKKIENKEQWDAFQKKFESVIK; this is encoded by the coding sequence ATGAAAAAAGCAATTATAGTATTCGGATTGTTTGTGTTTAATTTAGTGTTAGCGCAAGAGGTGAAATGGCTTACTTTTGATGAGGCTTTGGCGGCTCAAAAGATTAAACCAAAAAAAATCTTAGTAGATGTATATGCACCTTGGTGTGGTCCGTGTAAACTAATGGAAAAGGAAACCTACGGTCACCCTGAAATAGCTAGAATTATTAACGAAAACTATTATGCCGTTAAATTCAACGGCGAAGGCGATGAGGTTGCCCATTATCAAGATAGAACTTTCACAAATCCTAATTATAGAGCTAATATTTCGGGTAGAAATGCCCCGCATGAGTTAGCTAGATTTCTAAATGTGAGTGCTTACCCAACCACAGTTTTTCTAGATGAGATAGGTAAACCAATTACCAATCTAGTGGGTGCTTTTAAGCCAAAAGAATTGGAGCTTTACCTTTCGTTGTTCCACAAAGACGAGTACAAAAAGATAGAAAATAAGGAACAGTGGGATGCTTTCCAAAAAAAGTTTGAATCGGTTATTAAGTAG
- a CDS encoding porin, with protein sequence MKHLFYLCFFILSLGLKSQEVKVPDTIIVLKKDTIVSKKTAKQLHLDALPYYNFGKGVGITSPDSLFQFNIRFRMQNRLEADFNDNRSTEYKAAIRRLRLRFDGYVGNPRFLYAIQLSFAPDDVGEIKEGNPLNIIRDAIVFYKATNKLMLGFGQTKLPGNRQRVNSSGALDLTDRSINNAMFNIDRDFGFQAIYNNTKANEFGYSLKAAITTGEGRNFNDKTDGLAYTGRVELYPLGAFKNNGEFFEGDLYREPTPKIYLGGTYHFNQRSNFSQGQRGKELLESRDLQSVLLDGMMKYNGWTATVAYMNRSTSNPLTHNTDFSKVIPVAAGHGYDTQLSYIFPKNWEVIGRFSQVTPNKSIQNLIPKQNQLSFGITKYIWEHAFKAQVEVSKNNFLYIDGRKDNNWYARFQVEIGI encoded by the coding sequence ATGAAACATCTATTTTACCTATGCTTTTTCATTTTATCTCTAGGGTTAAAGTCTCAAGAAGTTAAAGTACCAGATACTATTATCGTTCTTAAGAAAGACACCATTGTGTCAAAAAAAACAGCTAAACAATTGCATTTAGATGCCCTTCCTTACTATAACTTCGGTAAAGGTGTGGGGATTACCTCTCCTGATAGTTTGTTTCAATTTAATATCCGTTTTAGAATGCAGAACAGACTAGAAGCCGATTTTAATGATAACAGAAGCACAGAATATAAGGCTGCCATTCGTCGTCTTCGTTTGAGGTTTGATGGGTATGTGGGTAATCCTAGGTTTTTGTATGCTATACAGCTTTCCTTTGCCCCTGATGATGTGGGTGAGATTAAAGAAGGGAATCCGCTTAACATCATAAGAGATGCGATTGTATTTTATAAGGCTACCAATAAACTCATGCTTGGTTTCGGACAAACAAAACTCCCAGGGAACAGACAAAGGGTGAACTCATCGGGAGCATTAGACCTTACCGACCGCTCTATCAACAACGCTATGTTTAACATTGATAGGGATTTTGGTTTCCAAGCCATTTATAACAATACCAAAGCTAATGAGTTTGGATACAGCTTGAAAGCTGCTATAACTACTGGTGAAGGCAGAAACTTTAATGACAAAACCGACGGACTTGCCTACACTGGGAGAGTAGAACTCTATCCTCTAGGAGCTTTTAAGAACAATGGAGAATTTTTTGAAGGCGATTTATACCGAGAGCCTACACCTAAGATTTACCTAGGAGGTACTTATCACTTCAACCAAAGGTCTAATTTTTCACAAGGGCAAAGGGGCAAAGAGTTGTTGGAAAGTAGAGATTTGCAGTCTGTTCTTTTAGATGGTATGATGAAATACAATGGCTGGACAGCTACCGTTGCTTATATGAACAGAAGCACTAGCAACCCTCTCACACATAATACCGATTTTTCTAAAGTAATACCTGTAGCGGCAGGACACGGCTACGATACTCAGCTCAGTTATATTTTCCCAAAGAATTGGGAAGTTATTGGGCGTTTCTCTCAAGTGACGCCTAATAAAAGTATACAGAACTTAATACCAAAACAAAATCAGCTTTCCTTTGGTATTACCAAGTATATTTGGGAACACGCCTTTAAAGCTCAAGTGGAAGTAAGTAAGAACAACTTTCTCTACATAGATGGAAGAAAGGATAATAATTGGTACGCTAGATTTCAAGTAGAAATAGGAATTTAA
- a CDS encoding ribonuclease domain-containing protein: MKYLNNKWIFLVLGLLAGTLIGVKCFQKSSPDALNNAISEVSTSASSQENTQQDIEALTEENTVIAYIKEHHELPAYYITKSEAKKSGWNPSSGNLCEVLPGKAIGGDKFRNRENQLPRGDRYYEADINYQCGRRNADRLIFTKDGKVWITKDHYKTFQEK; the protein is encoded by the coding sequence ATGAAATACCTTAATAATAAATGGATTTTCCTAGTTTTAGGACTATTAGCAGGGACTTTAATAGGAGTTAAATGTTTTCAGAAATCTAGCCCTGATGCTCTAAATAATGCTATCTCAGAGGTTAGCACAAGTGCGTCTTCTCAAGAAAACACCCAACAAGATATTGAGGCTCTTACAGAAGAAAACACCGTAATTGCCTATATAAAAGAGCATCACGAGCTTCCAGCGTACTACATTACCAAAAGTGAAGCTAAAAAATCAGGGTGGAATCCTTCCTCTGGTAATCTTTGCGAAGTGCTACCTGGGAAAGCTATTGGTGGAGATAAATTCCGAAATAGAGAAAATCAGCTTCCTAGAGGAGACCGTTACTACGAAGCAGACATCAACTATCAATGTGGCAGAAGAAATGCAGACAGACTCATCTTCACAAAAGACGGTAAAGTGTGGATTACCAAAGACCATTACAAAACCTTTCAAGAGAAGTAA
- a CDS encoding membrane protein gives MNNKYIKLVVATLMIAFGVYLMFNRNIGWGIVMVLLSSLPIILFFKNEFILLAFWQLRKQNFPKASQWLASIKNYKSQLHRSQYGYYHYLQGLTLAQDEPRKVEPLMKKALEYGLNMKHDRAMATLNLAAGAMQRGRKQEAQRLLEEAKRLDSSGMMTEHIKTMKDQLKMPTMQKHMHNPNMRQRGKFF, from the coding sequence ATGAATAATAAGTATATTAAACTGGTGGTAGCTACCCTTATGATAGCTTTTGGTGTTTATTTGATGTTTAATAGAAATATAGGTTGGGGCATTGTAATGGTGTTATTATCCTCGTTGCCTATTATATTATTCTTCAAAAATGAGTTTATCCTTCTTGCGTTTTGGCAGTTAAGAAAGCAGAACTTCCCTAAAGCCTCACAATGGTTAGCTTCTATAAAGAATTATAAAAGTCAGTTGCACCGTTCGCAATACGGTTATTATCATTACTTACAAGGGCTTACTCTAGCTCAAGACGAGCCTAGAAAGGTAGAACCTCTAATGAAAAAGGCTTTAGAATATGGTCTGAATATGAAACACGATCGTGCAATGGCAACCCTTAATTTAGCAGCAGGAGCAATGCAAAGAGGACGCAAACAAGAAGCTCAAAGACTTCTAGAAGAAGCGAAAAGGCTAGATAGTTCGGGTATGATGACAGAACATATCAAGACAATGAAAGACCAACTTAAAATGCCTACTATGCAGAAACATATGCATAACCCAAATATGAGACAAAGAGGTAAATTCTTTTAA
- a CDS encoding DUF3109 family protein, translating into MIQIEDKLISEDLFSEEFVCNLSKCKGACCIEGDAGAPLEQSEIKILEDIYPKIKSYLRPEGIKAIEEQGTSVEDFEGDLVTPLIDNRDCAYVIFDENGITKCGIEKAYEEGAIDWPKPISCHLYPIRITEYSTFTAFNYHEWKICSDACALGKELKVPVYKFLKTPLIRKYGEGFYQTLTEAAEEYERAFGNRE; encoded by the coding sequence ATGATTCAGATAGAAGATAAACTAATTTCGGAGGATTTGTTCTCGGAGGAATTTGTATGCAACCTTAGCAAATGTAAAGGTGCTTGTTGTATAGAGGGCGATGCTGGGGCTCCACTAGAACAGTCGGAAATTAAAATATTGGAAGATATTTATCCTAAAATTAAAAGCTACCTTCGCCCAGAAGGAATTAAAGCCATAGAAGAGCAAGGAACTTCTGTAGAAGATTTTGAGGGTGATTTAGTAACACCATTGATTGATAATAGAGATTGTGCTTATGTTATTTTTGATGAAAATGGTATCACCAAATGTGGTATAGAGAAGGCTTATGAAGAAGGAGCTATCGATTGGCCAAAACCAATCTCCTGCCATTTGTACCCTATTAGAATTACAGAATATTCTACTTTTACGGCGTTCAACTATCATGAGTGGAAGATATGCAGTGATGCCTGTGCTTTAGGAAAAGAACTTAAAGTACCTGTATATAAGTTTCTAAAAACGCCTTTAATCAGAAAGTATGGGGAAGGTTTTTACCAAACATTAACGGAAGCTGCGGAAGAATACGAACGTGCTTTTGGTAATCGTGAGTAG
- a CDS encoding DUF6427 family protein, with the protein MFRLLSNEIKIFSIPIYIGVLFLMVIGFNDLNFNTVEAFSGLFSFTGIALGYFLFNKIGLNYNRHVPFFIYTFVVFAFYEGNLDIGIAFNLFTNAFVLLILTTGEEVFKKNYYLIVGALLALGYLFLPTVWAFTIFVIIHLIATSDKIGLNIFRLVFGFMLVLLSYFGVMYLLGNNSFNPAYLPLITPRLQENYYPLYFLLPVLLMVFYAVANHFIHFNKKSPISRFKYTFILLYTLTQSITIFLYMGTVYEYLLFIALPVSIIVSRALRFMPKYWKQELGLWVVVLSLVLFKIGTFLDIKEIINL; encoded by the coding sequence ATGTTCAGATTACTCTCAAATGAAATTAAAATTTTTTCCATTCCTATCTACATAGGTGTTTTGTTTCTTATGGTAATCGGCTTTAACGATTTAAATTTCAATACGGTAGAGGCTTTTTCTGGTTTGTTTAGCTTCACGGGTATTGCTTTAGGGTATTTTTTATTTAATAAGATAGGACTGAACTATAATAGACACGTACCGTTTTTTATTTATACTTTCGTTGTATTTGCTTTTTATGAAGGGAATTTAGATATTGGGATAGCCTTTAATCTTTTCACTAATGCATTTGTATTACTTATTTTAACCACTGGGGAGGAAGTTTTTAAGAAAAATTACTATCTGATTGTGGGAGCATTACTGGCTTTAGGATATTTATTTTTACCTACGGTGTGGGCATTTACCATTTTTGTAATTATCCATCTAATAGCAACTTCAGATAAAATAGGGCTCAATATATTTAGGCTAGTTTTTGGTTTTATGCTAGTATTATTGTCTTACTTTGGAGTAATGTATCTCCTTGGGAACAATTCATTTAATCCAGCTTATCTACCTTTAATTACGCCTCGACTTCAAGAGAATTACTATCCGTTGTATTTTCTGTTACCTGTTCTACTGATGGTGTTTTATGCTGTTGCCAACCATTTTATTCATTTTAATAAGAAAAGCCCTATTAGTAGGTTTAAATACACCTTTATATTGCTATACACACTTACTCAATCTATAACAATATTTTTATATATGGGTACAGTGTATGAGTATCTGCTATTCATTGCCTTACCAGTAAGTATCATCGTGAGTAGAGCACTAAGATTTATGCCTAAATATTGGAAGCAAGAGCTAGGGCTTTGGGTGGTAGTTTTGAGTTTAGTGTTGTTTAAAATAGGAACTTTTTTAGATATTAAAGAAATAATAAACTTATGA